The segment ACAAGCAGCCATTCCAGACGATCGTCGCTCAGGGTGAGGGGGTCTCCGCCGGATAACAGAACGTCGCGTATTGCCGGCGTTTTTCTGATGTACTCGATGGCTTTTTCCAGACGTGCTTTACCCGCATTCACCCCTCCGTGTCCGACCATCCGTGAGCGGGTGCAGTAGCGGCAGTAGGTGGAGCAAAAATCTACAACCAGAAGGAGCGCACGGTCCGGGTAACGGTGGACCAGGCCGGGAACCGGACTCTGGTGTTCTTCACCCAGCGGATCGCTGGCTTCACCGGGCATGGTGAATAATTCATGCACCGTCGGAACCACCGTACGCCGCAGGGGCTGCTCCGGGTTATCGGCCGATAAAAGACTGGCATAATAGGGCGTCATACCCAGCGGCAGTTTAAAGCCATCAAATTCAAGGGCCTGACGTTCTTCTGCGGAAAGCACCAGGAGCTTGTCGAGCTGGCTCAGTGTGCGGATTCGCTGATTGATCTGCCAGTGCCAGTCATTCCACTGTTTATCGGTCGTTTCGGGATAAAATGTACGTCTGAACAGTCGGGTTTTTAAACTGCTGCGAGGGGTCCGTTTGCGGTGAAAAATTTCAGTTGGTTGAAGCCCGGAATTGTCTAAGATGCTGATAAAATTCTGGGAACCAGAATTCGAGGAGGGTAAAACAGCATGCTGGCTGGGAGGCTCGTCATCTTCCTCAACCACGAGGTTGTCTGTATATTGCACATTAGGTTTTTGATACATGTTCGGTTTCCTTTTATGAACGTTAATAGTTGACTGGCCGAAGGTGGTAACCGCAGTGTCGATTTAAGAAAAAATCATTCCGGCAGGATTATCAGAATGCTGTCGGAGTATCTACAATCACGATATTAACCCCATTTTTGATACGTTGTATTTTTGCGAAATTTAAACCTTTTTCAGGAAAACGCAAGGAAAATATGGTAAAAAAATTTCTTTTTTTTAAAAAAATATATGCATGATCAATATATTTTAAAAATCAAATAGTTGCGTGACAAAGAGCCTCAATGGAACCCCCCTGCATAGAATCGTTGGCATGTTGGCATGGCTCATCAGTGTTGCTCAAAGAGGGCTCGATCATAACTTCGGCCATAGTTCCGAAGCGTGGCCTCGAAGTCCGGCCCGTTGCCGGCGAACGACATTCCCCGGATTGTGTAGGAGAAACCGACAATGGGCGGGACGGAGCCCGTGACAACGTGGCCGAAATTATGATCAAGCCCTCAAAGACATCTTGAAAAATCGGGTGAAAATGAGTAGGGTTCCAGATTGTGGTTATCGGGATCCGGTGAATGCGGATGCCCGCTACGGGTTGAATTGTCAGGAGCGTTGGAATTCTGACAGCCGTTTTATTTTTTCTTACTACGCTGATCGGTTTAAGGCAACAATTTTTAATCGGTCTGGTACTTTTGCTTTTGGGGCGTGGCCGGCCGGTGCGTTCATCCATCAGCGGCTTTTAAACTACGCAACAAATAAACTATATAAATTGATGGCTTCGTTAAAGTGAAATGTCAACAAGAGCGGTTAAAATACTGAAACAAAAGAACGTCGTTTTTGAGATCGTCAAGTATGACCACAAAGAGAAGGGCGCGGCGTTTGCCGCCAGCGCAACGGGTTTTCCCCTGGCGCAAACCATAAAAACGCTTGTGGTCGATCTGGGGAACCGGTCTTACTGTATGGCGCTCATGTCCGGTATGATGCAACTGGATCTGAAAAAGGTTGCATTTGTATTTGGCGTAAAAAATGCGAAAATGGCTGATCCGGCAACCGCACAGCGATTGACCGGATACCTGATCGGAGGCATTGGCCCTTTCGGGTCAAAACAAAACCTGCCGGTTGTGATGGAAATAACGCTGATGGCTTATGAGACTGTTCTTATTAACGCCGGTCAGCGGGGAACCCTGTTGAAAATGTCTCCCAATGACATTGCGGCAAATCTTAACTGCCGAATTTCACCGATTGCATCAATCTGACAGGGTATAAGTGCTGAGTGCTGAGGACTAAGGACTGAGTGCCTGAGGGGGTGGGAGCTTTGCGCACTTGAGAATGTTATAAAATAAAAGCTTCTTGTTTCTTATCTTTTGCCTTAAACGAAGTGCTCCTCAATCCGCCCGCAAGGGCGCTAATTCATAGTTCAGGAGGGTTCGTGTGATTGATCATCAGGTGATTGCGTTTGCGGGATTTGCGGCTGTCCTGACCCTCATGCCCGGTCCGGATACCATGCTGGTGATACGCAGCGTTCTGGCTCGCGGCAGAGCCTGCGGGTTGATGACGACCGCAGGCATCTGTACCGGTCTGTTTGTCCATGCCTCGCTGTCGGCAGCCGGCGTATCCATTGTGCTGGTCAACTCCGCTGCGGCCTTTCATATTCTGAAAACCGCCGGGGCAGGTTACCTCATATACCTGGGGATAAAATCCATCCTCGAGCTGCGAAAGCCGGCAGCAAATATGAATGATTTTTCAGGCCGGATATCATCCTCCTCTATTCGACAACAGGCAAACTGGCGTGCCTTTCTGGAGGGTATGCTCAACAATGTGCTCAATCCCAAGGCGGCCGTATTTTATCTGGCGTTTCTTCCTCAATTCATCAATCCCGGCGATCCGGTTTTTGCCAAATCCATTCTCCTGGCCGGCATTCATTTTGGCATGGGAATGGTGTGGCTTTCGATGGTGACCTTTTTTTTCGGATACATGAAAACATTTTTGACCGGCGGCCGGGTGACGAAATGGCTTCAGGCATCCAGCGGTGCTGTCCTGATTGTGTTTGGCCTGCGCCTTGCGGTTGAAAACCGTTAATCAGAAACTTACAACCTCCTGAAGCAGTGGCATTATTATTGCTTTATTGCTCGAACAAGCCATAAATTGTTTTTTGATAAGTAACAAGTCGTTCGACATTAAATTCCCGTCGTACTTGGTGGCTTAAAACTAAATTTCTGAGTAAAACGTCTGTATTTTGAATATATCTATCCGGTTCGGTATTAAGAACCGAAAAAATTTCCATATTATTTGAACTTTATATATCTCTCTCAGGCTGAGTCTCGTGATAAAGAAGAATCGTTTCATGAGGCTGCAAATCAAGTCTGATCCAGTATCGGTGTTCGATGAAGTCGAGGGGCTTTCAACCCCTGAACAGCAATACGCCCACCTCGATTATCAATGATCTTCGCCGTGAGGTGGAGCAGTGGAGAAGTCTGCCCAAGCCAAACGATTGGAAAGTGACACCCGAAACCGCCCGGCTGCTTCAGCATTGGCGACATCACAAATTCAACAATATTCGGCCGTTTTTTTGCCAGGTGGAAGCTGCCCTGGCTCTGGATCACTGGGCTTGAAGTCGCCAGTCGAAAGCTTGGCGTTAGCCGGATTGTGGATCTGTCGGCCACACCCTTCTTTCTGCGGGGGTCTGGATATGCCGAAGGCACCCTGTTTCCATGGACGATGAGTGATTTTTCGCTGATGGACGCCATTGAATGCGGGATTGTAAAACTGCCGCGTGTGCCAGTGGCCGACAGATAAACAATCAGGTATATCGGGATGCATTCGGTGTATCAAAACCAACAGCCACTCGACATCTTGATGTACTTAGAAAAAAAGGCGTCCTCCAAAGAGTCGGTACTACTGGAAAAGGCATTTTCTATATTTTAAAAAACAAAGGGCTTATAAAGGGCTCAAAGGACTCATGGCTCATTTATCGAATTTCCGCAGACGGGATAGAAATGAGATCGGGCAGGTAATCAAATCCGGAATACAGGAAAGGGCCACAAATGGGCCAAATGGGCCATGTTCCAGGCCGTCGAAACGGCCAGCTGTATCGATACCCTGCAGTCGGGATTGCCGTTGTTAAATTTCTGCGGGATTTCTGAACAGAAGAACAAGTGCTTTCAGGCGGTTCAGGCGGGAATGGAACTCAATTACAAATCGATGGAACAATTATTTTCTGAGCTAATCAGTAACTCTTTTTTCGCTTCGGTGGGGTAGCGCAGAAAGATTCTGCTCCTGGCGGCAGCCAGTGTTTCGGTAATAGCCTGAACACTGGCACCAGTTTCAATAGCCGTCGAGCTGGAAACATTCGTAATCAGAGCATCCTGATAGTTTTTAAAGTTCTTGAGATAACGATTGGTTTTAAAGAGTGATTTTTTTCGCATGGAGATCATCTGTCTGGTAAAAGTATGATGGTTATTTGATAGAGGATTCAGGTGACAGGCTTCGAAAGCTTGGGCCCGAGTCTTCATTCCTGAAAAAATGATGTTACCGCAGAGCCGCAGGGGTAATAAAATTCTGCCCCCCCAGCTGATTTTGCCGATGCCTGGTTTAAGTTTTTTCCCATACCAACCCGTTTATTATCACATACGTGAGCCTTGAGTCCCGATTTTTGTCCTTTACTAAGTCCGGTCAATTCCAAACGCGGTACCCAGTTCCGCCAATGGACCACAAGTGTGCTGAGGGAGCATCTGGTTCGAGGTTTCACCCTGAATGAACAGCGGCTGCGCGAACAGGGCCAGAAATTGGACGATTTGCGGCGCACGGTCGGCCTGTTGGAACAAATCAGGCCATTGGTCTGGAAAAGAGGCAATTTAAGCTTCATAAAGTGAGAAATGCATTTATTCATGCCCGTCCCAGTCCGACCCTCACATTACCCGTGAGCCTCAGCAGGTAAAGGCATTCTGTGATACCTGGCGGGGTGGGATTCATTCGTATTTGACGTATTTGAGAGATCGAGCATAATTTACCTGTCCCCATTTTTTTTCTTCCCTTATGTCTGCCGTGTGTAGGGGCGATCCGTCGTGATTGCCCATCGGAGTAAAGAGCTCAGAATTGTGTGCTTATGGTTTTCCATTTTCTTGACAGTGTAATAGGTAGTTCTCAATATTGACTTATAGACTATCTAATGGTACTTAAAAAAGTTTGCAAGTTTTTAATTTTTATCAATTTTTTTTATAAAAAGATGACGGCGAATATCATCATGACACCCGAACAAAAAGCTCGTGAAAAGATTGATGCGCTATTAAGTCAAACCGGCTGGAAGATCCAGGACGTAAAGGAAGCTAACATATATGCCGGACGGGGCGTTGCGATCCGTGAGTTTCCCTTGAAAGCCGGGCACGGCCTTGCCGATTATCTTCTCTATGTGGACGGCAGGGCGGTCGGTGTCATAGAAGCAAAAAAAGCGGGCACCACCCTGACCGGTGTTGAAATTCAGTCGGATAAATATCTGAAAGGACTTCCGGACAGCATCCCCGCCTGGATAAGGCCGCTTCCCTTCTGCTACCAGTCTACCGGCGAAATTACCCGGTTTACAAATAATCTTGATCCGGAGCCCCGCTCTCGTCAGGTGTTTGCGTTTCACCAGCCCCGGTATTTTATGGAAGAGACGCAAAATGTAGGCCCTCGGGTAGATGACGCAGTGGATTCTTACGGCTACCCGAATCTTGTCACACTGCGCGGTCGCCTCAAGACCTTTCCGCCTCTGCATGAAGAAGGCCTGTGGTCTGCTCAGATCCAGGCCATCAAAAACCTGGAAACATCCCTGGCCGCCAATCGGCCCCGCGCTCTGATTCAGATGGCTACCGGCAGCGGCAAGACCTTTACCGCAATCAATTTCATCTACCGGTTGATCAAGTTTGCCGGCGCCCGCCGCATCCTTTTTCTGGTGGATCGCGGCAATCTGGGCAAGCAGACGCTCAAGGAGTTTCAGCAGTATGTCTCGCCCTATAATAATTTTAAATTTTCCGAGGAATATATTGTCCAGCGTCTGACCTCAAACACTCTGGATACCACGGCCCGGGTCTGCATCTGTACGATCCAGCGCCTGTATTCCATGCTCAAGGGCCAGACGCTTGCCGAAGAGGATGAAGACCGATCCATCCAGGGGCTTGCTCCGATGTTTAAAGAACCACCGCCGCTGGAATACAATCCGGCCTTTCCCATCGAGACCTTTGATTTCATTGTAACCGATGAGTGCCACCGCTCCATTTATAACCTCTGGCGCCAGGTGCTGGATTATTTCGATGGTTTTTTGATCGGGCTGACCGCAACGCCCTCCAAACAGACCTTTGGCTTTTTTAACCAGAATCTGGTGATGGAATACGATCATGAGCGCGCCGTGGCCGATGGCGTCAATGTCAATTATGATGTCTACCGGATCAAAACCGAGATTACCGACAAAGGCTCCCGGGTCGAGGCAGGCTATTATATCGACAAGCGCGACCGTGACACCCGTACCGTCCGCTGGGAAAAGCTGGATGAAGATTTTGAATACGATCCCAATCGGCTGGACCGTGACGTGGTGGCCGTGGATCAGATCCGGACGGTTATCCGCAGTTTTAAAGAAAAAGTCCTGACTGAGATTTTTCCGGGCCGGGAGCATGTCCCCAAGACCCTTATCTTTGCCAAGGACGACAGCCATGCCGAAGATATCGTTAAAATGGTGCGTGAGGAATTTGGAAAGGGCAATGACTTTGCCCGTAAGATCACCTATAAGACCACCGGCGCTACCCCGGAAGAGCTGATCGCATCTTTCCGGAACAGTTATAATCCCCGCATTGCCGTTACCGTGGACATGATCGCCACCGGCACGGATATCAAACCCCTGGAGATTGTCATGTTCATGCGGGCTGTGAAATCCCGCTCCTTTTTTGAGCAGATGAAGGGCCGGGGCGTGCGCATCATCAATGCCGATGATCTGCAGGCCGTCACTCCGGATTCAAACGGCAAGGACCATTTCGTTATTGTTGATTGCGTGGGTGTGTGCGAGATGGACAAGACCGATTCCCGGCCCATGGAGCGAAAGCCTTCTGTCAGTCTTGAAAAACTCATGCAGGCGGTAAGCCTTGGCAATACCGAACCGGATGTCATCTCCTCCATTGCCGGACGGCTGGCCAGAATCGCCCGGCATATCAGCCCTGAAGACGGGCAAAAGGTAAAAGCCCTTGCCGGTGGGAAAAGCATCGAACAGCTGACCACGGATATGGTGACCGCCCTCAAGCCCGATAACCATATCGAGCGGGCAAAGCAGGACCATCCGGAGGTTGTCGAGCCGACCGAAGACCAGATCCGACAGGCCGAAACCCAAATGATCCGGGAGGCGGTTAAACCTTTGTATGATCCCAAACTGCGGGACTTGATTTTGGAGATCAAGAAAAAAAACGAGCAGACTATCGACACCATCAGCACCGACCAGGTGCTGGAGGCCGGGTTTTCGGCCGCTGCCCTTGAAAAGGCCAAAGGGCTGGTCGATTCGTTCGAGCAGTTTATCAAAGAAAATAAGGATGAAATTACCGCCCTTCAGATTCTCTACGCCACCCCCTACAAGGCCCGGCTCCGCTTTGAAAACATCAGGGAGCTCGCCGGCCTAATAGAGAAACCGCCCAGTCCCTTACGGGTGGACAGGCTGTGGAATGCCTATGCCGCGCTTGAAAAATCAAAGGTAAAAGGAGTAAATGCTCCACATATCCTCACGGATCTGGTATCGTTGGTCCGTTTTGCCATGCACCGGGAAAACGAATTGGTGCCGTTTCCGGAAAAGGTGGAGGTCAATTTCAATGACTGGATGGCCCGGCAGGAATCCGGCGGCAGCAAGTTCAGCGAAGAGCAGCGCCGGTGGCTGGTGATGATCCGTGATCATATCGCCGCCAATCTGAGCATTGAAACGGAAGATTTCGACTACGCGCCGTTTTCCCAGCAGGGCGGGCTCGGCAGGGTGTATCAGCTATTTGGGGATGAATTGGGTATGATGATAGATGAATTGAATGGGGCGTTGGCTGCGTGATAGATAAAAAATTTGTAACAATCGATGAATCATCGCTTCCGGTAAACTGGAGTGTTGTAACGATAGGAGATATAACCGAGTATATCCAGCGTGGAAAAAGCCCAAAGTACATTGAGAATAGCGGATTGCCAGTAATTAATCAGAAGTGCATTCGATGGTTCGGAATTCAGAAAGAACATCTGAAATACGTCGATCCTGATCAATGGAGTAAGTGGGCACCAGAGCGTTATGTCCGGGAAGGGGATATCCTTTGGAATAGCACGGGCACTGGGACTATTGGACGTGCAGCTGTAATAAAACATTTAGCGCAAAACGAAAAGTATGTGGTCGATAGCCACGTAACAATTGTAAGGCCTAAAGAAGTTGAACCGTTGTATGTCCATTATTGGATAATGAGTCAATCTGTCCAAGGCTGCATTGAAGCAATGCAGTCTGGTTCGACCAATCAAGTTGAATTAAGCAAGGCGGCTGTTGAGGCATTACTAATTCCTGTTGCACCACCTAACCAACAAAAACGAATTGTTGCGGAAATCGAAAAACAATTCTCCCGACTTGACGAAGCCGTTGCCAACCTCAAGCGCGTTAAGGCCAATCTCAAACGCTACAAAGCCGCCGTTCTTAAAGCCGCCGTCGAAGGAAAACTCACCGAAGAATGGAGACAGGCCCACCCCGACGTTGAGCCCGCAAGCAAACTCCTTGTTCGCATCCTCATCGAACGCCGTACCAAATGGGAACAAAATGAACTTGCCAATATGAAAGCCAAAGGCAAGGTGCCGAAGGATGAACAGTGGAAGAAGAAATATAAGGTTCCTAAAGGTCCTGAGAGATTCGGTTATAAAATTCCATACAGTTGGACATTGGCGACAGTGCAGCAAGTTGCAGGAAAAGTTCAATATGGGAGTTCATCAAAAACAAATCAAGATAATAATGGAATTTCTGTCCTTAGAATGGGCAATATATTTGAAGGTGAACTTTTGTTGGGTGTGTTGAAATATTTACCTGAAGATCATAGTGAGTTTCCGGAGCTGTTACTAAAGGATAATGATTTATTGTTCAATCGTACTAATAGTCCAGAACTGGTAGGGAAAACGGCTGTTTATAAAGGGCAACCAAAACTTTGCTCTTTTGCCTCTTATTTAATTAGAGTACAGGTGTTGATGGGTATTGAATCAAAGTTTATTAGCTACTACATTAACTCAATGTACGGACGCAAATGGATAAAGTCAGTCGTTAACCAGCAAGTTGGGCAAGCTAACGTCAACGGCACAAAGCTACAGGCACTCACAATTCCTATTCCTCCGTCAGAAGAACAGAGAAAAATTGTCTTGGAAATGCAAAATCGTTTTTCTTTAGTAAACGGATTAGAAAGAGACCTCGATGCTGATCTACGGCGTGCCGAACGTCTCCGACAATCGATCCTCAAAAAGGCTTTTTCCGGAAAGCTGGTTTCTCAGTTTCCGAATGATGAACCGGCCAGTGTGCTCCTGAAACAGTTTGAGATGAAAAGCGAAACGAAAGCATCCAGGTCCGGAAGAAAGCCGCGAAGGCCCAAACCTGTCGATTATCCCAAACCGGGCGATCAGGTGCTGCCGTTTGCGGCAGAAAAAAGCGAGGTTTATGGAAAACCCCATAAACCGTGATGCCCGGTTTCCGTTTTTCCGAATCGTAGTTGTTGATGAAGAGGCATTTGAGCGATGGTTTTATCAATCCTATAAACGGTCCGGGATGAATCCGGGTTTTGTTTCAGATCAAATATTGGCGGACACATGAAAACGAATGGTAGATATGATGTCGCCGGTCTGGTTGAGGCGCAATATGAGGCCGGCTCCGAAGGAAAGGTCTTGCGGAATCTTCTGAAAATTACGGATCCGGATGATATGGACAGCGTTGAAGCCGATGCCCTGGCAGAGGCCACGAATACGTTGATACGTTGCATTGATCAGGATCATCAATTTTTGGCCGCTGATATTTGCCATTTTCATAAAATATGGCTGGGCAAGGTTTATGAATGGGCCGGCCGATATCGGCAGGTCAATATCAGCAAGGGAAACTTTCCCTTTGCCATGGCCGCGCAAGTTGCAAAATTAATGGAACAGTTTGAACATGAACAATTAAAAAGATACACCCCCTGTATTTTCGAAAAGACTGAAGAGGTGGTTCAAGCGATAGCCGAAGTTCACGTGGAGTTGGTATTAATTCATCCATTCCGCGAAGGAAATGGCCGTATTGCTCGATTGCTCTCAACGTTAATGGCACTGCAGGCGGGATTTCCGTTGCTGGATTTCAGCGGGATTTCTGAACAGAGGAACAAGTACTTTCTGGCGGTTCAGGCGGGAATGGAACTCAATTACAAACCGATGGAACAATTATTTTCTGAGATAATCAGAAATTCTGTTTCCGCTTCGGCCGGGTAGCGTGAAAGATTCTGCTCTTGGCGGCAGCCAACTTTTCAGTAACAGCCTGAACACTGGCGTTGGTTTCGATAACCGTCGAGCTGGAGACATTCGTAATCAGAGCATCCTGATACTTTTCAGGATTTTTAAGATAACGATTGGTTTTAAAAAGAGATTTTTTTCGCATAAAGATTTTCTGTCCGGTAAAAGTTTGATAGCCCGTGTGATGCCGGTAATAACCGATGGGAGAAAATATACCAGGCACATGTCAGGACTTTTTCTCTAAAATATAATTTATATCTAATAATGTCAATAGACGGGAAATTACGAATTCATGACCCCTGCAAATATCGTTCAAAAACTCTGGAACTACTGTAATGTCCTGCGCGATGACGGCATGAGCTATGGCGACTATGTCGAGCAGTTGACGTATCTGCTGTTTCTCAAAATGGCGGACGAGCGCACCCAACCGCCCTATAACGAGTCCAGCGCCGTTCCGCAAGGCTACGACTGGACCAGCCTGCTGAAAAAAGACGGCGATGAACTGTTTGACCACTATCGTCACATCCTGGAGGCGTTGGGCAAAGAAAAAGGCCTGCTCGGCCTCATCTTCAATAAATCCCAGAATAAATTTCAAGACCCGTCCAAGCTGCGGCGCCTGCTCGTTGACCTGATCGACAAAGAGAACTGGTCGATCATGAGCGCCGACGTCAAGGGCGATGCCTACGAAGGGCTGCTGGAGAAAAACGCCCAGGATACCAAATCCGGTGCCGGCCAGTATTTCACCCCACGGCCCCTTATCCGGGCCATGGTGGATGTCATTTTACCCAAACCGGGGGATACCATCTGCGATCCGGCCTGCGGCACCGGCGGGTTTCTGCTGGCGGCACTTGACTATCTCATCGCCCATTTTCCGACGATGACCCGGGATGAAAAGAAACAACTCAAGGATGCCACTTTTTCCGGATGGGAGCTGGTGCAGAGCACGGCCCGGCTCTGTGCCATGAATTTGATGCTGCACGGAATCGGTACCAACGGCGGGAAATTGCCGCTATCGGTTTCCGATTCCCTTGCGGCTGATCCCGGCGATCGTTTCGACATCGTGCTGACCAACCCCCCCTTTGGCAAAAAGAGTAGCACCACCATTGTGGGAGAAGACGGTAAGGCTAAAAAGGAAACAGATAACATTGAGCGGGAGGATTTCTGGGCTACCACTTCCAATAAACAGCTCAATTTTGTCCAGCACGTCAAAACCCTGCTCAAGCAGAACGGGCGTGCGGCCGTCGTGGTGCCGGACAACGTCCTGTTTGAAGGCGGGGCAGGGGAGATTGTGCGCCGAAAGCTCATGGATGGTTGCGATGTCCATACCCTGTTGCGCCTGCCCACCGGGCTTTTTTATGCCCAGGGGGTAAAAGCAAACGTACTTTTCTTTGACCGCAAACCCGCATCGGAAACCCCCTGGACAAAAACACTCTGGATTTACGACCTTCGCACCAACATACACTTTACCCTCAAGACTAATTCCTTGAAACGTGAAGATCTGGATGATTTTGTCCGGTGTTATAATCCGGAAAACCGTCATGAACGGAAGCCGACCTGGAGTGAAGACCATCCCGACGGCCGTTGGCGTTCCTATGGGTATGATGAGCTTGTCAACCGTGACAAGGCCAGCCTCGATATTTTCTGGCTCAAGGACGAAAGCCTCGAAGAATCTGACAATCTGCCTGATCCCGATATCATCGCCCGCGAAATCGTCGAAGACCTTGAAGCCGCACTGGAACAGTTTCGTTTGATTGTCACCGATCTTGGGGAGGAAAATGCTTAGCTATTAAGTGAATTAAATTTTCCAGCCTGAGAAATTGAAAATTCAG is part of the Desulfobacterales bacterium genome and harbors:
- a CDS encoding class I SAM-dependent DNA methyltransferase; protein product: MTPANIVQKLWNYCNVLRDDGMSYGDYVEQLTYLLFLKMADERTQPPYNESSAVPQGYDWTSLLKKDGDELFDHYRHILEALGKEKGLLGLIFNKSQNKFQDPSKLRRLLVDLIDKENWSIMSADVKGDAYEGLLEKNAQDTKSGAGQYFTPRPLIRAMVDVILPKPGDTICDPACGTGGFLLAALDYLIAHFPTMTRDEKKQLKDATFSGWELVQSTARLCAMNLMLHGIGTNGGKLPLSVSDSLAADPGDRFDIVLTNPPFGKKSSTTIVGEDGKAKKETDNIEREDFWATTSNKQLNFVQHVKTLLKQNGRAAVVVPDNVLFEGGAGEIVRRKLMDGCDVHTLLRLPTGLFYAQGVKANVLFFDRKPASETPWTKTLWIYDLRTNIHFTLKTNSLKREDLDDFVRCYNPENRHERKPTWSEDHPDGRWRSYGYDELVNRDKASLDIFWLKDESLEESDNLPDPDIIAREIVEDLEAALEQFRLIVTDLGEENA
- a CDS encoding restriction endonuclease subunit S codes for the protein MIDKKFVTIDESSLPVNWSVVTIGDITEYIQRGKSPKYIENSGLPVINQKCIRWFGIQKEHLKYVDPDQWSKWAPERYVREGDILWNSTGTGTIGRAAVIKHLAQNEKYVVDSHVTIVRPKEVEPLYVHYWIMSQSVQGCIEAMQSGSTNQVELSKAAVEALLIPVAPPNQQKRIVAEIEKQFSRLDEAVANLKRVKANLKRYKAAVLKAAVEGKLTEEWRQAHPDVEPASKLLVRILIERRTKWEQNELANMKAKGKVPKDEQWKKKYKVPKGPERFGYKIPYSWTLATVQQVAGKVQYGSSSKTNQDNNGISVLRMGNIFEGELLLGVLKYLPEDHSEFPELLLKDNDLLFNRTNSPELVGKTAVYKGQPKLCSFASYLIRVQVLMGIESKFISYYINSMYGRKWIKSVVNQQVGQANVNGTKLQALTIPIPPSEEQRKIVLEMQNRFSLVNGLERDLDADLRRAERLRQSILKKAFSGKLVSQFPNDEPASVLLKQFEMKSETKASRSGRKPRRPKPVDYPKPGDQVLPFAAEKSEVYGKPHKP
- a CDS encoding KamA family radical SAM protein → MYQKPNVQYTDNLVVEEDDEPPSQHAVLPSSNSGSQNFISILDNSGLQPTEIFHRKRTPRSSLKTRLFRRTFYPETTDKQWNDWHWQINQRIRTLSQLDKLLVLSAEERQALEFDGFKLPLGMTPYYASLLSADNPEQPLRRTVVPTVHELFTMPGEASDPLGEEHQSPVPGLVHRYPDRALLLVVDFCSTYCRYCTRSRMVGHGGVNAGKARLEKAIEYIRKTPAIRDVLLSGGDPLTLSDDRLEWLLVRLRQIPHVEIIRIGTKVPAVLPQRITPKLVRMLRRYHPLWMSIHFTHPEECTPEAAKACATLADAGIPMGSQTVLLKGINDSVEIMKELVHNLMMMRVRPYYLYQCDPISGSGHFRTPVEKGLEIIEGLRGFTTGYAVPTYVIDAPGGGGKIPLMPDYTRGREGDSLMLRNFENKIYSYPDPQPHTTDIQLH
- a CDS encoding Fic family protein encodes the protein MKTNGRYDVAGLVEAQYEAGSEGKVLRNLLKITDPDDMDSVEADALAEATNTLIRCIDQDHQFLAADICHFHKIWLGKVYEWAGRYRQVNISKGNFPFAMAAQVAKLMEQFEHEQLKRYTPCIFEKTEEVVQAIAEVHVELVLIHPFREGNGRIARLLSTLMALQAGFPLLDFSGISEQRNKYFLAVQAGMELNYKPMEQLFSEIIRNSVSASAG
- a CDS encoding YbaK/EbsC family protein; its protein translation is MSTRAVKILKQKNVVFEIVKYDHKEKGAAFAASATGFPLAQTIKTLVVDLGNRSYCMALMSGMMQLDLKKVAFVFGVKNAKMADPATAQRLTGYLIGGIGPFGSKQNLPVVMEITLMAYETVLINAGQRGTLLKMSPNDIAANLNCRISPIASI
- a CDS encoding LysE family translocator; translated protein: MIDHQVIAFAGFAAVLTLMPGPDTMLVIRSVLARGRACGLMTTAGICTGLFVHASLSAAGVSIVLVNSAAAFHILKTAGAGYLIYLGIKSILELRKPAANMNDFSGRISSSSIRQQANWRAFLEGMLNNVLNPKAAVFYLAFLPQFINPGDPVFAKSILLAGIHFGMGMVWLSMVTFFFGYMKTFLTGGRVTKWLQASSGAVLIVFGLRLAVENR
- a CDS encoding type I restriction-modification enzyme R subunit C-terminal domain-containing protein, translating into MTPEQKAREKIDALLSQTGWKIQDVKEANIYAGRGVAIREFPLKAGHGLADYLLYVDGRAVGVIEAKKAGTTLTGVEIQSDKYLKGLPDSIPAWIRPLPFCYQSTGEITRFTNNLDPEPRSRQVFAFHQPRYFMEETQNVGPRVDDAVDSYGYPNLVTLRGRLKTFPPLHEEGLWSAQIQAIKNLETSLAANRPRALIQMATGSGKTFTAINFIYRLIKFAGARRILFLVDRGNLGKQTLKEFQQYVSPYNNFKFSEEYIVQRLTSNTLDTTARVCICTIQRLYSMLKGQTLAEEDEDRSIQGLAPMFKEPPPLEYNPAFPIETFDFIVTDECHRSIYNLWRQVLDYFDGFLIGLTATPSKQTFGFFNQNLVMEYDHERAVADGVNVNYDVYRIKTEITDKGSRVEAGYYIDKRDRDTRTVRWEKLDEDFEYDPNRLDRDVVAVDQIRTVIRSFKEKVLTEIFPGREHVPKTLIFAKDDSHAEDIVKMVREEFGKGNDFARKITYKTTGATPEELIASFRNSYNPRIAVTVDMIATGTDIKPLEIVMFMRAVKSRSFFEQMKGRGVRIINADDLQAVTPDSNGKDHFVIVDCVGVCEMDKTDSRPMERKPSVSLEKLMQAVSLGNTEPDVISSIAGRLARIARHISPEDGQKVKALAGGKSIEQLTTDMVTALKPDNHIERAKQDHPEVVEPTEDQIRQAETQMIREAVKPLYDPKLRDLILEIKKKNEQTIDTISTDQVLEAGFSAAALEKAKGLVDSFEQFIKENKDEITALQILYATPYKARLRFENIRELAGLIEKPPSPLRVDRLWNAYAALEKSKVKGVNAPHILTDLVSLVRFAMHRENELVPFPEKVEVNFNDWMARQESGGSKFSEEQRRWLVMIRDHIAANLSIETEDFDYAPFSQQGGLGRVYQLFGDELGMMIDELNGALAA
- the rhuM gene encoding RhuM family protein, giving the protein MSPDFCPLLSPVNSKRGTQFRQWTTSVLREHLVRGFTLNEQRLREQGQKLDDLRRTVGLLEQIRPLVWKRGNLSFIK